A portion of the Mustela erminea isolate mMusErm1 chromosome 19, mMusErm1.Pri, whole genome shotgun sequence genome contains these proteins:
- the ZNF296 gene encoding zinc finger protein 296 isoform X2, whose translation MSRRKAGCTPRRVDPAPASNTDDEMEMPDLVIEVKPEPDARPLQAPGLGPFSPKEVPASGRFEGEPRHSPGPAPAGSPLHSLGARNQWALWTPLSLSPRDRQPWTDKHPDLLTCGRCLQTFPLEAITAFMDHKKVDCQLFKEPSPCQGSERKDPKALSCFRCGRQFTGAWKLLRHAQWDHGLSIYQTEPEAPEAPLLGLAEVAAAVSAVVGPEVEAQSPRGSVLPRRSPTCPVCAKTLSSFSNLKVHMRSHTGERPYACDQCPYTCTQSSKLNRHKKTHRQLLPQSPCRAAAGGEQASATAPPEPAAHAAAPASTLPCSSGEGAGAAATAGVQEPGAPGGGASWGPAPKEQRTEPAKSQLSPKKMPKPLGKSRGPGGSCEFCGKHFSNSSNLTVHRRSHTGERPYACELCSYACAQSSKLNRHRRMHGPGPGSTRFECPHCCVPFGLRATLDKHLRQKHPGVGGEA comes from the exons ATGTCCCGCCGCAAGGCCGGCTGCACGCCCCGCCGAGTAGACCCCGCGCCCGCCTCCAACACAGACGACGAGATGGAGATGCCGGACCTCGTCATCGAAGTGAAGCCCGAGCCAGACGCGCGGCCCCTACAGGCCCCGGGGCTGGGGCCCTTCTCCCCGAAGGAAGTGCCCGCGTCGGGGCGGTTCGAGGGCGAACCCCGCCActcccccggccccgcgcccgccGGGAGCCCTCTTCACTCCCTGGGCGCTCGGAACCAGTGGGCGCTGTGGACGCCACTGAGCCTCAGCCCTCGTG ACCGCCAGCCCTGGACCGACAAACACCCGGATCTGTTGACCTGCGGCCGTTGCCTGCAGACCTTTCCGTTGGAGGCCATCACTGCTTTCATGGACCACAAGAAGGTGGACTGTCAGCTTTTCAAAGAGCCCAGCCCCTGCCAGGGCTCAG AGCGCAAGGACCCCAAGGCCTTGAGCTGCTTCCGCTGTGGGAGACAGTTCACAGGGGCCTGGAAGCTGCTGCGCCACGCCCAGTGGGACCACGGACTGTCCATCTACCAGACGGAGCCCGAGGCCCCCGAGGCCCCGCTGCTGGGCCTGGCGGAGGTGGCCGCCGCCGTGTCGGCGGTCGTGGGGCCCGAAGTGGAGGCCCAGAGCCCGCGGGGGAGCGTCCTCCCCCGGCGGAGCCCCACCTGTCCTGTGTGCGCCAAGACCCTCAGCTCCTTCAGTAACCTCAAGGTGCACATGCGCTCGCATACTGGAGAGCGGCCATACGCCTGCGACCAGTGTCCCTACACCTGCACCCAGAGCAGCAAGCTCAACCGCCACAAGAAGACACACCGGCAGCTGCTGCCCCAGAGCCCCTGCAGGGCCGCTGCTGGCGGGGAGCAGGCCTCCGCCACTGCCCCTCCGGAGCCAGCTGCGCACGCTGCTGCCCCGGCCAGCACCCTCCCGTGCAGCAGCGGGGAAGGTGCCGGGGCTGCAGCCACTGCAGGCGTCCAGGAGCCTGGGGCCCCTGGTGGCGGGGCCAGTTGGGGGCCTGCCCCCAAGGAACAGAGAACCGAGCCAGCCAAGAGCCAGCTGTCCCCCAAGAAGATGCCCAAGCCACTGGGCAAGAGCCGAGGGCCTGGGGGCAGCTGCGAGTTCTGCGGGAAGCACTTCAGCAACAGCAGCAACCTGACGGTGCACAGGCGCTCGCACACTGGCGAGCGGCCCTATGCCTGCGAGCTCTGCTCCTATGCCTGTGCGCAGAGCAGCAAGCTGAACCGCCACCGCCGCATGCACGGCCCTGGGCCCGGCAGCACCCGCTTCGAGTGTCCCCACTGCTGCGTGCCCTTCGGCTTGCGCGCCACCCTGGACAAACATCTGCGCCAGAAGCACCCCGGGGTGGGCGGAGAGGCCTGA
- the ZNF296 gene encoding zinc finger protein 296 isoform X1, whose protein sequence is MSRRKAGCTPRRVDPAPASNTDDEMEMPDLVIEVKPEPDARPLQAPGLGPFSPKEVPASGRFEGEPRHSPGPAPAGSPLHSLGARNQWALWTPLSLSPRADRQPWTDKHPDLLTCGRCLQTFPLEAITAFMDHKKVDCQLFKEPSPCQGSERKDPKALSCFRCGRQFTGAWKLLRHAQWDHGLSIYQTEPEAPEAPLLGLAEVAAAVSAVVGPEVEAQSPRGSVLPRRSPTCPVCAKTLSSFSNLKVHMRSHTGERPYACDQCPYTCTQSSKLNRHKKTHRQLLPQSPCRAAAGGEQASATAPPEPAAHAAAPASTLPCSSGEGAGAAATAGVQEPGAPGGGASWGPAPKEQRTEPAKSQLSPKKMPKPLGKSRGPGGSCEFCGKHFSNSSNLTVHRRSHTGERPYACELCSYACAQSSKLNRHRRMHGPGPGSTRFECPHCCVPFGLRATLDKHLRQKHPGVGGEA, encoded by the exons ATGTCCCGCCGCAAGGCCGGCTGCACGCCCCGCCGAGTAGACCCCGCGCCCGCCTCCAACACAGACGACGAGATGGAGATGCCGGACCTCGTCATCGAAGTGAAGCCCGAGCCAGACGCGCGGCCCCTACAGGCCCCGGGGCTGGGGCCCTTCTCCCCGAAGGAAGTGCCCGCGTCGGGGCGGTTCGAGGGCGAACCCCGCCActcccccggccccgcgcccgccGGGAGCCCTCTTCACTCCCTGGGCGCTCGGAACCAGTGGGCGCTGTGGACGCCACTGAGCCTCAGCCCTCGTG CAGACCGCCAGCCCTGGACCGACAAACACCCGGATCTGTTGACCTGCGGCCGTTGCCTGCAGACCTTTCCGTTGGAGGCCATCACTGCTTTCATGGACCACAAGAAGGTGGACTGTCAGCTTTTCAAAGAGCCCAGCCCCTGCCAGGGCTCAG AGCGCAAGGACCCCAAGGCCTTGAGCTGCTTCCGCTGTGGGAGACAGTTCACAGGGGCCTGGAAGCTGCTGCGCCACGCCCAGTGGGACCACGGACTGTCCATCTACCAGACGGAGCCCGAGGCCCCCGAGGCCCCGCTGCTGGGCCTGGCGGAGGTGGCCGCCGCCGTGTCGGCGGTCGTGGGGCCCGAAGTGGAGGCCCAGAGCCCGCGGGGGAGCGTCCTCCCCCGGCGGAGCCCCACCTGTCCTGTGTGCGCCAAGACCCTCAGCTCCTTCAGTAACCTCAAGGTGCACATGCGCTCGCATACTGGAGAGCGGCCATACGCCTGCGACCAGTGTCCCTACACCTGCACCCAGAGCAGCAAGCTCAACCGCCACAAGAAGACACACCGGCAGCTGCTGCCCCAGAGCCCCTGCAGGGCCGCTGCTGGCGGGGAGCAGGCCTCCGCCACTGCCCCTCCGGAGCCAGCTGCGCACGCTGCTGCCCCGGCCAGCACCCTCCCGTGCAGCAGCGGGGAAGGTGCCGGGGCTGCAGCCACTGCAGGCGTCCAGGAGCCTGGGGCCCCTGGTGGCGGGGCCAGTTGGGGGCCTGCCCCCAAGGAACAGAGAACCGAGCCAGCCAAGAGCCAGCTGTCCCCCAAGAAGATGCCCAAGCCACTGGGCAAGAGCCGAGGGCCTGGGGGCAGCTGCGAGTTCTGCGGGAAGCACTTCAGCAACAGCAGCAACCTGACGGTGCACAGGCGCTCGCACACTGGCGAGCGGCCCTATGCCTGCGAGCTCTGCTCCTATGCCTGTGCGCAGAGCAGCAAGCTGAACCGCCACCGCCGCATGCACGGCCCTGGGCCCGGCAGCACCCGCTTCGAGTGTCCCCACTGCTGCGTGCCCTTCGGCTTGCGCGCCACCCTGGACAAACATCTGCGCCAGAAGCACCCCGGGGTGGGCGGAGAGGCCTGA